In a single window of the Raphanus sativus cultivar WK10039 chromosome 9, ASM80110v3, whole genome shotgun sequence genome:
- the LOC108829958 gene encoding E3 ubiquitin-protein ligase SINA-like 1 — translation MQSHLHQCEYSSALEGRCVCPFSGCNFIGTYRKLYDHASSGHSDELQMIECGETMPISFANHQRVVLKEQSRGGGELIVVDRLIQPHGAYFNVRCISPNVPGMGNFSWKLTVCSRSTLSFERLIIARANSASSQLPPELFVVPSFMGNATELLILINRVESVV, via the coding sequence ATGCAAAGCCATTTGCATCAGTGCGAATACAGCAGTGCATTGGAAGGGCGTTGTGTCTGCCCATTTAGCGGCTGCAACTTCATTGGAACATACCGTAAATTGTACGATCACGCCAGCAGTGGCCATTCTGACGAGTTGCAGATGATTGAATGTGGAGAAACAATGCCTATAAGCTTTGCTAATCATCAGAGGGTAGTTCTCAAGGAACAAAGTAGGGGAGGAGGAGAACTTATTGTTGTGGATCGTCTCATCCAGCCACATGGTGCATATTTCAATGTAAGATGTATTTCGCCTAACGTTCCTGGAATGGGAAACTTCTCCTGGAAGCTGACGGTATGTTCAAGAAGTACATTGTCATTTGAACGATTGATAATCGCCAGAGCTAATAGTGCAAGTAGCCAACTACCTCCTGAGCTTTTTGTTGTTCCTTCGTTCATGGGTAATGCCACTGAGCTTCTCATATTAATCAATAGGGTTGAGAGTGTTGTTTAG
- the LOC130500075 gene encoding uncharacterized protein At3g43530-like — MSGREPMQHATVEAQSGLIDSNPAIAHKTAVKTLNALKVPLTADERRWFETHDQFKHFFHMPLEKHHKVMGMWMFLLRSVCTEKKKEVWFLVNGTPIRYSLREYALISGLNCQRYLHNYEQLGGLDFARRQFPQGSRMAYEDVEKKLRKMEACPDRLKMCVLYFLSSILIGKSRTGEKAPSVEPFFVRAVNDLEMCKTFPWGRLSFDQNMRDIVRAMDSFGGVVSKGGFTFPSFCTSLELLPFEAIPQLKKKFRELRRGRRTESSCPRMCKSQYIPSAMTGFPLSDINKAHGKTKVIESILLPSVDEESMLERIFEEEEDHDVGDVIVDDVAARKQGLNVDFLEEPGRDGVMNKDEEEDYIPLRTLIEEGLKNSVDKGIKVVIDKIDEVDKRLRKVEDFVKEAKGKSASTRDVKPSLVEQELEEVALASTANDEATRKRKASDDVIQNMRD; from the exons ATGTCGGGGAGGGAACCGATGCAGCATGCTACTGTAGAAGCACAGAGCGGTCTCATCGACAGTAACCCGGCAATAGCTCATAAGACG GCAGTGAAGACACTGAATGCTTTAAAAGTCCCGCTTACAGCAGACGAGAGGAGATGGTTTGAGACGCACGATCAGTTCAAACACTTCTTCCACATGCCCTTAGAGAAACACCACAAGGTTATGGGAATGTGGATGTTCTTACTTCGAAGTGTATGTACAGAGAAGAAAAAGGAAGTTTGGTTCTTAGTCAATGGAACCCCTATCAGATATTCACTCAGAGAATACGCGCTGATATCTGGTTTAAACTGTCAGCGTTATCTGCATAACTATGAACAATTGGGCGGCTTAGATTTTGCGAGAAGACAGTTTCCCCAAGGAAGTAGAATGGCATACGAAGATGTGGAAAAGAAGCTGCGGAAAATGGAAGCATGTCCAGATAGGTTGAAGATGTGTGTACTCTACTTCTTATCTAGCATTCTTATAGGAAAGAGCAGGACCGGAGAGAAAGCACCCTCCGTGGAGCCCTTTTTTGTAAGAGCTGTGAATGATCTTGAGATGTGTAAGACGTTTCCTTGGGGAAGATTATCATTTGATCAAAATATGAGGGATATCGTACGTGCAATGGATAGCTTTGGTGGAGTTGTCAGCAAAGGTGGGTTCACGTTTCCAAGTTTCTGTACTTCGTTGGAGCTTCTACCGTTTGAGGCAATTCCACAGTTGAAGAAGAAATTTCGTGAACTTCGTAGAGGACGACGCACAGAGAGCAGTTGTCCTCGGATGTGCAAGTCTCAGTACATACCCAGTGCCATGACAGGATTTCCACTTTCGGACATAAATAAAGCACATGGCAAAACAAAg GTAATTGAAAGTATCTTGCTCCCGTCAGTTGACGAAGAATCTATGCTTGAGCGAATcttcgaagaagaagaagaccatGATGTCGGTGATGTTATTGTTGACG ATGTGGCTGCTAGGAAACAGGGGTTAAACGTTGATTTTCTAGAAGAGCCAGGCCGAGACGGGGTGATGAATAAAGACGAGGAGGAAGATTATATACCGCTTCGAACTTTGATTGAAGAAGGGTTGAAGAATTCCGTCGACAAGGGGATTAAGGTTGTAATTGACAAGATTGATGAGGTGGATAAAAGACTTAGAAAGGTGGAAGATTTTGTGAAGGAAGCGAAAGGAAAGAGTGCATCAACAAGGGATGTCAAACCATCGTTGGTTGAGCAG GAATTAGAAGAGGTGGCTTTGGCATCCACTGCGAATGATGAAGCTACTCGGAAGAGAAAAGCGTCGGATGATGTGATCCAAAACATGCGTGATTAA